One genomic window of Niveibacterium sp. SC-1 includes the following:
- a CDS encoding ParA family protein, with protein MRTFMVANPKGGAGKSTLATNLAGCLAQRGWANGDTRVMLGDVDRQQSARAWLSIRPDSVAQISSWELNPGEPARPPKGTTHAVIDTPAGLHGEKLKNLLRLADAVLVPLQPSLFDILATRAFLDDLAELKAAKGTVVGLVGMRVDSRTRAAEQLIRFTETLSLPLLGTLRDTQNYVQLAAHGLTLFDIAPSRVEKDLAQWEPIERWTRLVG; from the coding sequence ATGCGAACTTTCATGGTCGCCAACCCCAAGGGCGGGGCGGGCAAGAGCACGCTTGCGACGAATCTCGCGGGTTGCCTCGCGCAGCGTGGCTGGGCGAACGGCGATACACGCGTCATGCTGGGCGATGTCGACAGGCAGCAGTCTGCTCGCGCCTGGTTATCGATACGCCCCGATTCCGTCGCGCAGATTTCCTCCTGGGAGCTGAATCCCGGCGAGCCAGCGCGGCCGCCCAAAGGCACGACTCACGCCGTGATCGACACGCCCGCCGGCCTGCATGGCGAGAAACTGAAGAACCTGCTGCGGCTTGCCGATGCCGTGCTGGTTCCGCTCCAGCCCTCGCTCTTCGACATCCTCGCTACCCGCGCTTTCCTGGACGATCTGGCGGAACTCAAGGCTGCGAAGGGGACGGTGGTCGGACTCGTGGGGATGCGGGTCGACAGCCGCACACGGGCGGCCGAGCAGCTGATCCGCTTCACCGAGACCTTGTCCCTGCCGCTGCTCGGAACCCTGCGCGATACGCAGAACTATGTGCAGCTTGCTGCGCATGGCCTGACGCTCTTCGATATCGCACCATCGCGGGTAGAAAAGGATCTTGCGCAGTGGGAGCCCATCGAGCGCTGGAC
- the xdp1 gene encoding exosortase-dependent surface protein XDP1 produces MNSKTVLGSLVVACSLLASMPASAAYSWTFSRSDCAGKVANSGVKSDWFTSCSSTGTPSSAPDATVTAWANTATGSKIESGYVGAYSDDPLHLGVVNKKEDGSQPNHAMDNNGYYDSLLMSFGGAVKLTSLELNYANTDSDLTVLAYYGSGAPVLAGKSYADLLSSGWKLVGHYADVYSNANHAATINASNYISSYWLIGAYNPLVDPSNPGWSATNDYVKLRSVTGDTTRVPEPSSLLMFGLAFAGLVYARKRRGSDAGGTGFA; encoded by the coding sequence ATGAATTCCAAGACCGTCCTCGGAAGCCTGGTTGTAGCCTGCTCCTTGCTGGCCTCCATGCCCGCGTCCGCAGCCTATTCCTGGACCTTTTCGCGCTCGGACTGTGCCGGCAAGGTCGCCAACTCCGGCGTGAAGTCCGACTGGTTCACGAGTTGCAGCTCCACCGGCACGCCTTCGTCCGCGCCCGATGCGACCGTGACCGCCTGGGCCAATACCGCCACGGGCAGCAAGATCGAGTCGGGCTATGTCGGCGCCTACTCTGACGATCCCCTTCATCTGGGCGTGGTGAACAAGAAGGAAGATGGTTCGCAGCCGAACCATGCGATGGATAACAACGGCTATTACGACTCCCTGCTGATGAGTTTCGGCGGTGCCGTGAAGCTTACGTCGCTGGAGCTCAACTATGCGAACACCGATTCCGACCTGACGGTCCTCGCCTACTACGGCTCCGGCGCGCCAGTGCTGGCGGGCAAGTCCTATGCGGATCTGCTTTCCTCGGGCTGGAAGCTGGTCGGGCACTATGCCGATGTCTACAGCAACGCCAACCATGCGGCGACCATCAACGCCAGCAACTACATTTCCTCGTACTGGCTGATCGGGGCCTACAACCCGCTGGTGGATCCGAGCAACCCGGGTTGGTCCGCGACCAACGACTACGTCAAGCTCAGGTCGGTGACCGGTGACACCACCCGCGTTCCCGAACCCTCATCCCTGCTCATGTTCGGACTGGCTTTCGCCGGCCTGGTCTATGCCCGCAAGCGCCGCGGGTCCGATGCAGGTGGTACTGGCTTTGCGTGA